One Chthoniobacterales bacterium genomic region harbors:
- a CDS encoding DNA polymerase Y family protein: MFAAVWLPNFRLQAALRWREGDGPCALVDGDATKGVILEANVAAGASWVEPGLTSAQALARCPELRIVLRSPAQERACQALLVELALEFSPLVEATADGLCTLDLTGAPRGACWQRLGADLVARCAEEGVEARVGVAPHPDHAWLAACRAAPVNVVYDGASFCAALPMSVLQPSAELAAVLTDWGIRRVGEFLELPAQAVVERLGEEAGRLRRRVSGRSRRVLRLVRPTERYAEAFDFEYGIETTEPLLFLLRRFVDALAGRLRAGHRVAEGLALALPMEDGANYERTFSIPSPTADAEVWFRILSTHLESLTLDRQPVGVRLEVRAANPAGRQLNLFESALRDPNRFGETLAQLKALVGEEGVGVPQPADTHEPGAFRVEEFSEEEDRSSKTCGTYGLPLRRDRTGRAIAMQLMHEHPAWLEKHGPVLRAAGPYRTSGGWWERVWWIEEWDVEVENGCLRVSRGADGRWRLEGGYEIR; the protein is encoded by the coding sequence ATGTTTGCCGCGGTCTGGCTGCCGAATTTTCGCCTGCAGGCGGCATTGCGCTGGCGCGAGGGCGACGGGCCGTGCGCGCTCGTCGACGGCGATGCGACGAAGGGCGTGATCCTCGAGGCGAACGTCGCGGCGGGGGCATCGTGGGTGGAGCCGGGGCTGACGAGCGCGCAGGCGCTGGCGCGGTGCCCGGAGCTGCGGATCGTGCTGCGGTCGCCGGCGCAGGAGCGGGCCTGCCAGGCGCTGCTCGTCGAGCTGGCACTGGAATTTTCGCCGCTCGTGGAGGCGACGGCGGACGGGCTTTGCACGCTGGACCTTACCGGGGCGCCGCGCGGCGCGTGCTGGCAGCGGCTGGGCGCGGACCTCGTGGCGCGGTGTGCGGAGGAGGGAGTCGAGGCACGCGTGGGCGTGGCACCGCATCCGGATCATGCGTGGCTCGCGGCGTGTCGCGCGGCGCCGGTGAACGTGGTTTACGACGGCGCGTCGTTTTGCGCGGCGCTGCCGATGAGCGTGCTGCAACCGTCGGCAGAGCTGGCGGCGGTGCTGACGGACTGGGGGATTCGCCGCGTCGGCGAGTTTCTCGAGTTGCCCGCGCAGGCCGTGGTGGAGCGGCTCGGCGAGGAGGCGGGACGGCTGCGACGGCGAGTGAGCGGGCGCTCGCGGCGCGTGCTGCGGCTGGTGCGGCCCACGGAGCGGTATGCCGAGGCGTTCGATTTCGAATACGGCATCGAGACGACGGAGCCGCTGCTGTTCCTGCTGCGGCGGTTCGTGGATGCGCTGGCCGGGCGGCTGCGGGCGGGGCATCGCGTCGCGGAGGGGCTCGCGCTGGCGCTGCCGATGGAAGATGGCGCGAATTACGAGAGGACGTTTTCGATTCCGTCGCCGACGGCGGATGCGGAGGTGTGGTTTCGCATTCTCTCGACGCATCTCGAGTCGCTCACGCTCGACCGGCAGCCGGTGGGGGTGCGACTGGAGGTGCGCGCCGCGAACCCCGCCGGCAGACAGCTGAATCTCTTCGAGAGCGCGCTGCGCGATCCGAACCGCTTCGGCGAAACGCTCGCGCAGCTCAAGGCGCTCGTCGGCGAGGAGGGCGTCGGCGTGCCGCAGCCGGCCGACACGCACGAGCCGGGGGCATTTCGCGTGGAGGAATTTTCCGAGGAGGAAGACAGGTCCTCTAAGACCTGTGGGACCTATGGGCTGCCGCTGCGGCGGGATCGCACGGGCCGTGCCATCGCGATGCAGCTGATGCACGAGCATCCCGCGTGGCTCGAGAAGCATGGCCCGGTTTTGCGGGCGGCGGGGCCGTATCGCACGTCGGGCGGATGGTGGGAGCGGGTCTGGTGGATCGAGGAGTGGGACGTCGAGGTGGAGAACGGCTGCCTGCGCGTGAGCCGGGGCGCGGACGGCCGCTGGCGGCTGGAGGGTGGGTATGAAATACGTTGA
- a CDS encoding S24 family peptidase has protein sequence MEISMAGGQGMDIVKLHDMKTSLSSAQRRILETVARFRDRPAFVPDVVKELGFAAESSLTPTLKILERKGLLAIDGGGAKGRSRVLRLTAAAGRWVGRGGLPVLGSIPAGPLSEALAETDAWVDPEAMLPWRAGDFLLRVQGTSMIGDGILDGDKVLIRPGVEPHEGEIAAVLVGDAHEATLKRVFSLRETGQVRLRASNPGFLDLVVPVESLKVAGVFRGLIRDGSRPGQ, from the coding sequence ATGGAAATTTCGATGGCAGGCGGGCAGGGAATGGATATCGTGAAATTACACGATATGAAAACATCCCTGAGTTCGGCGCAACGGCGCATTCTGGAAACGGTGGCCCGGTTCCGGGATCGGCCGGCGTTCGTGCCGGATGTCGTGAAAGAGCTGGGCTTTGCGGCGGAAAGCAGCCTGACGCCGACCCTGAAGATTCTGGAGCGAAAGGGGCTGCTGGCGATCGATGGCGGCGGGGCGAAAGGGCGCTCGCGGGTGCTGCGGCTGACGGCGGCGGCGGGGCGATGGGTTGGCCGGGGCGGGCTGCCGGTTCTGGGGTCGATCCCGGCGGGGCCGCTGAGCGAGGCGCTGGCGGAGACGGACGCGTGGGTCGATCCGGAGGCGATGCTGCCGTGGCGCGCCGGGGACTTTTTGCTGCGGGTGCAGGGGACTTCGATGATCGGCGACGGGATCCTCGACGGCGACAAGGTGCTCATCCGGCCGGGCGTGGAGCCGCACGAGGGCGAGATCGCGGCGGTGCTCGTGGGCGACGCGCACGAGGCGACACTCAAGCGGGTGTTTTCGCTGCGGGAGACGGGGCAGGTGCGGCTGCGGGCGAGCAATCCGGGGTTTCTCGACCTGGTTGTGCCGGTCGAGAGCCTGAAGGTGGCGGGAGTTTTTCGAGGCTTGATTCGCGATGGAAGCCGCCCGGGTCAATGA
- the nrdR gene encoding transcriptional regulator NrdR: protein MRCPKCGSLEDKVIDSRLSKEGESIRRRRECLDCETRFTTYEEIERLELRAIKRDGRHEPFDRHKLQNSFIKASEKRPISIEQIERSVQEVILDLEAGHDREVTTKKIGLKVMEKLHALDPVAYVRYASVYREFQEIGDFIEEIQSFERRGVRTPAQPELFNAS, encoded by the coding sequence ATGCGTTGCCCCAAGTGCGGCTCTCTCGAAGACAAAGTCATTGATTCCCGCCTCTCCAAGGAAGGGGAGTCGATCCGCCGGCGCCGCGAATGTCTCGATTGCGAGACCCGCTTTACCACCTACGAGGAAATCGAGCGCCTCGAACTCCGCGCCATCAAGCGCGACGGCCGCCACGAGCCCTTCGATCGCCACAAGCTCCAGAACAGCTTCATCAAGGCCTCCGAAAAACGCCCGATCAGCATCGAGCAGATCGAGCGCAGCGTGCAGGAGGTCATTCTCGACCTCGAGGCCGGCCACGACCGCGAAGTCACGACCAAGAAGATCGGCCTCAAGGTGATGGAAAAGCTCCACGCCCTCGACCCCGTGGCCTACGTGCGCTACGCCTCGGTCTATCGCGAATTCCAGGAAATCGGTGACTTCATCGAGGAAATCCAGTCGTTCGAACGGCGCGGGGTCAGGACCCCGGCCCAGCCCGAGCTCTTCAACGCCTCGTGA
- a CDS encoding histidine triad nucleotide-binding protein, producing MTLFEKIIAREIPADIVFEDDECLAFRDIAPQAPTHVLLVPKRVIPRLGAATRSDEAVLGHLLIKAAELAAMLKLTDDGFRIVINSGPNGGETVPHLHLHILGGRPLTWPPG from the coding sequence ATGACGCTTTTCGAGAAAATCATCGCCCGCGAGATTCCGGCCGACATCGTCTTCGAGGACGACGAATGCCTCGCCTTCCGCGACATCGCCCCCCAGGCCCCCACCCACGTTCTCCTCGTGCCCAAGCGGGTGATTCCCCGGCTCGGCGCCGCGACGCGTTCCGATGAAGCCGTGCTCGGCCACCTGCTCATCAAGGCCGCCGAGCTCGCCGCCATGCTCAAGCTCACCGACGACGGCTTCCGCATCGTCATCAACAGCGGCCCGAACGGCGGCGAGACCGTCCCCCACCTGCACCTCCACATTCTCGGCGGCCGTCCCCTCACCTGGCCCCCGGGCTAG
- a CDS encoding DMT family protein, giving the protein MPPTVATVLLLIVSNVFMTFAWYAHLRHVKTWPWLAAVAVSWGLAFFEYLFQVPANRIGYGALTLPQLKILQEVITLSVFVPFAIFYMQQPFKLDFLWAGLCLVGAVYFMFRS; this is encoded by the coding sequence ATGCCGCCGACCGTCGCGACCGTCCTGCTGCTCATCGTCTCGAACGTCTTCATGACATTTGCGTGGTATGCGCATCTCCGGCACGTGAAGACCTGGCCATGGCTGGCCGCCGTCGCCGTCAGCTGGGGCCTCGCGTTCTTCGAATACCTCTTCCAGGTGCCCGCGAACCGCATCGGCTACGGCGCGCTCACGCTCCCGCAGCTGAAAATCCTGCAGGAGGTCATCACCCTCAGTGTTTTCGTGCCCTTCGCGATCTTCTACATGCAGCAGCCCTTCAAACTCGACTTTCTCTGGGCTGGCCTCTGCCTCGTCGGTGCGGTTTATTTCATGTTCCGCTCGTAG
- a CDS encoding ABC transporter ATP-binding protein — translation MSSVTLKNVSLPPSVNGLSLTCADHEFTVLLGPVGAGKAALLRLIAGLERPAAGEILIGDVAVQARSPLHRDIALVSGCVPLLPHLTAAANLTLPLQLRRTPKEIIARRVKETATLLGIDNLLERKPAELTAADRRRTEIARALALQPKAILLDAPLAGLDSVAVAHLRADIARIHQQFRATIIYTTDDSAEAMTLASHLVLLRHGRIEQQGTPLEIYHSPVSVFAAATLGSPGMNFLRGALKSSDGQLTFRESDGGAVELKLGERPAAAAYAGRDVLLGIRPEHCVSVPADQPNGPGIIQTLVDFVEIRGGETLFHAQTGAHSFLSRSPALTDPRESGRRGRFRLDASRAHLFDPSTTQRIA, via the coding sequence ATGTCATCGGTCACTCTTAAAAACGTCAGCCTGCCGCCCTCGGTCAACGGGCTGTCCCTCACGTGCGCAGACCATGAATTCACCGTGCTTCTCGGTCCCGTCGGCGCGGGCAAGGCCGCGCTCCTGCGCCTGATCGCCGGCCTCGAGCGCCCCGCCGCTGGCGAGATCCTCATCGGCGATGTCGCCGTGCAGGCGCGCTCGCCGCTCCACCGCGACATCGCCCTCGTCAGCGGCTGCGTGCCGCTGCTGCCGCATCTCACCGCCGCCGCAAATCTCACCCTGCCCCTCCAGCTCCGCCGCACGCCGAAGGAAATCATCGCCCGTCGCGTCAAGGAGACCGCCACCCTGCTGGGCATCGACAACCTCCTCGAGCGCAAGCCCGCCGAACTCACCGCCGCCGACCGCCGCCGCACGGAAATCGCCCGCGCCCTCGCGCTTCAGCCCAAGGCCATCCTGCTCGACGCTCCGCTTGCCGGACTCGACTCCGTCGCCGTCGCGCATCTCCGCGCTGACATCGCCCGCATCCATCAGCAATTCCGGGCCACGATCATTTACACGACCGACGATTCGGCCGAGGCCATGACCCTCGCCTCGCACCTCGTCCTGCTTCGCCATGGCCGGATCGAGCAACAGGGCACGCCGCTGGAGATCTACCACTCGCCCGTCAGCGTTTTCGCCGCCGCCACGCTCGGCAGCCCCGGCATGAACTTCCTCCGCGGCGCGCTGAAGTCCTCCGACGGCCAGCTCACCTTCCGTGAGAGCGACGGTGGCGCCGTGGAACTCAAGCTCGGCGAACGTCCCGCGGCCGCCGCATACGCCGGGCGCGACGTGCTCCTTGGCATCCGGCCCGAGCATTGCGTGAGCGTGCCCGCCGACCAGCCCAACGGCCCCGGCATCATCCAGACCCTCGTCGACTTCGTGGAAATCCGCGGCGGCGAGACGCTCTTCCACGCCCAGACCGGCGCGCACAGTTTCCTCAGTCGCTCGCCCGCCCTCACCGATCCTCGCGAATCCGGCCGCCGCGGCCGCTTCCGCCTGGATGCCTCCCGCGCGCACCTTTTCGATCCCTCGACGACCCAGCGCATCGCGTGA
- a CDS encoding deoxyguanosinetriphosphate triphosphohydrolase has protein sequence MLPTFKTREQIEAEEQSLLAPYACKAADSFGRAYRESQHPYRTAFQRDRARLIHSAAFRRLDGKTQVFLNGTGDHYRTRLTHTIEVASIARTIARALSLNEDLAEAIALAHDLGHSPFGHSGEQTLDRLMRDHGGFDHNAQSLRVVTLLEAKYPRHPGLNLSYEVIEGLQKHNRTYTSPGGATYYSPSLEAQVADFADEITYSSHDLDDGLDAGLLDPEALESIPLWTEARMLAEREFRRLDPTERRGYIIRCIVNREVEDLVITSARAIRSARLRSTADVRQQKKRLIQFSAATRKGNAALRRFLFKNLYFNPEVAEANQRGCSLLESLFRRYVETPSLIGKKASRRIRKEGLHRTVADYLAGMTDRYCIEQHRALFGE, from the coding sequence ATGCTGCCGACCTTCAAAACCCGTGAGCAGATCGAGGCCGAGGAGCAATCCCTCCTTGCGCCCTACGCCTGCAAGGCCGCCGACTCCTTCGGCCGCGCCTATCGCGAGAGCCAGCATCCCTACCGCACCGCCTTCCAGCGCGACCGCGCCCGGCTCATCCACAGCGCCGCCTTTCGGCGCCTCGATGGCAAGACCCAGGTCTTCCTGAACGGCACCGGCGACCACTACCGCACCCGGCTCACGCATACGATCGAAGTCGCGTCCATCGCCCGCACAATCGCCCGCGCCCTCTCGCTCAACGAAGACCTCGCGGAAGCCATCGCCCTCGCGCACGATCTCGGCCACTCGCCCTTTGGCCACAGCGGCGAACAGACCCTCGACCGTCTCATGCGCGACCACGGCGGCTTCGACCACAACGCCCAGAGCCTGCGCGTCGTCACGCTGCTCGAGGCCAAATATCCCCGCCACCCCGGCCTGAACCTCTCCTACGAAGTCATCGAGGGCCTGCAAAAGCACAACCGCACCTACACCTCGCCCGGCGGCGCGACGTATTACTCGCCCTCGCTCGAGGCTCAGGTCGCCGACTTCGCCGACGAGATCACCTACTCCAGCCACGATCTCGACGACGGCCTCGATGCCGGCCTGCTCGACCCTGAGGCCCTGGAATCCATCCCGCTCTGGACCGAGGCCCGCATGCTCGCCGAGCGCGAGTTCCGCCGCCTCGATCCCACCGAACGCCGCGGCTACATCATCCGCTGCATCGTCAATCGCGAGGTCGAGGACCTCGTCATCACCAGCGCCCGCGCGATCCGTTCCGCCCGCCTGCGCTCCACCGCCGACGTCCGCCAGCAAAAGAAACGCCTCATCCAGTTCAGCGCCGCGACCCGCAAGGGCAACGCCGCCCTGCGCCGCTTCCTCTTCAAGAATCTCTACTTCAATCCCGAAGTCGCCGAGGCGAACCAGCGCGGTTGTTCGTTGCTGGAATCCCTCTTCCGCCGCTACGTGGAGACGCCCTCGCTCATCGGCAAAAAGGCCTCCCGCCGCATCCGGAAGGAAGGCCTCCACCGCACCGTCGCCGATTACCTCGCCGGCATGACCGACCGCTACTGCATCGAGCAGCACCGCGCCCTCTTCGGCGAGTAG
- the gatC gene encoding Asp-tRNA(Asn)/Glu-tRNA(Gln) amidotransferase subunit GatC: MSSPELDVRYVANLARIDLSEAEVTQFQSQLGRVLEYVEQLSQVDVSHVEPTAHANEVFNVFRIDEPRPSLEKKAALANAPRQANGLIMVTKVVE, encoded by the coding sequence ATGAGCAGCCCCGAACTTGACGTCCGCTACGTCGCCAATCTCGCCCGCATCGATCTCAGCGAGGCCGAGGTCACCCAATTCCAGTCCCAGCTCGGCCGCGTGCTCGAATACGTCGAACAGCTCAGCCAGGTGGACGTCTCGCACGTCGAGCCCACCGCCCATGCGAACGAGGTCTTCAACGTCTTCCGCATCGACGAACCCCGCCCCAGCCTCGAGAAGAAGGCCGCCCTCGCCAACGCCCCGCGGCAGGCCAACGGCCTCATCATGGTCACCAAGGTCGTCGAATAA